The following proteins are encoded in a genomic region of Triticum dicoccoides isolate Atlit2015 ecotype Zavitan chromosome 1B, WEW_v2.0, whole genome shotgun sequence:
- the LOC119339238 gene encoding uncharacterized protein LOC119339238, which translates to MRCKLHPYANALGVCAPCLRDRLLVLAAERDRAGASSGADCSSSSSRGSSPTRGRAASPFAAAPAQQHRRSDACAYTSSRHSHSHRPELLFFSTPQVGPATRAADDEPRETERKKSFQRRRSFLATLFGGGRRGSREEESESKKDPPRRSTSWLSAIVRRKRRPDASSSSSLPRPVDEEPESPGGSMSGSWWFPSPSPARHHHHPQRRSRPSGSGASGDGISGFAVCLSPLVRPSTGGRRRCQQPDPSTLGESHRRHLSASSAASFGRNTSRKLADMGRFR; encoded by the coding sequence atgAGGTGCAAGCTCCACCCGTACGCGAACGCGCTCGGCGTGTGCGCGCCCTGCCTCCGCGACCGCCTCCTCGTGCTCGCCGCCGAGCGCGACCGGGCCGGGGCCAGCAGCGGCGCtgactgcagcagcagcagcagccggggcagctcgcccacgcgcGGGCGCGCCGCGTCGCCCTTCGCCGCCGCCCCGGCGCAGCAGCACCGGCGCTCCGACGCCTGCGCCTACACGTCGTCCCGCCACAGCCACAGCCACCGCCCCGAGCTCCTCTTCTTCAGCACGCCGCAGGTCGGCCCCGCCACCCGCGCCGCGGACGACGAGCCCCGGGAGACCGAGCGGAAGAAGTCCTTCCAGCGGAGGCGATCCTTCTTGGCAACGCTCTTCGGCGGAGGGCGGCGGGGCAGCCGGGAGGAGGAGAGCGAGAGCAAGAAGGACCCGCCCCGGCGGTCCACCTCGTGGCTGTCGGCCATAGTCCGGCGCAAGCGGAGGCCGGacgcgtcgtcgtcgtcatcgctgcCGCGGCCGGTGGACGAGGAGCCCGAGTCCCCAGGAGGCAGCATGAGCGGCAGCTGGTGGTTCCCATCGCCCTCCCCGGCCAGGCACCATCACCACCCCCAGCGGCGCAGCAGGCCCAGCGGATCAGGCGCCAGCGGCGACGGGATCTCGGGGTTCGCGGTGTGCCTGAGCCCGCTGGTCCGCCCCAGCACGGGCGGTCGCCGGCGGTGCCAGCAGCCGGACCCGTCGACCCTGGGCGAGAGCCACCGGCGGCACCTGTCGGCCAGCAGCGCGGCGTCCTTCGGGCGCAACACCTCCCGGAAGCTGGCCGACATGGGCAGGTTCCGGTGA